ATGATCCGCGGAGTCAACGACAGGCCCGAGGTGCTCGCTGAGCTGTTTCGCAAGCTCTCGTTTGTCGGCGTGCCGCCGTATTACGTCTTCCAGTGCCGGCCCGCGGTGGCCAACAAGGCCTACGCCGTGCCGATCGAGGAAGGGTACCAGATCTTCGAGCGGGCCAAGGCCCTGGTGTCCGGCCTGGCCAAGCGGGCGCGGTTTGTCATGAGCCACGCCACCGGTAAGATCGAGATCATCGGCTTGGCCCACGACCGCGTCTACTTCAAATATCACCGCGCCGCCAACGACGGCGACAGCGGGCGTTTTCTCGCCTATCAGCGGAACGGCGACGCGTTCTGGTTCGACGATTACGAAGAGACCGTTCGCGACTATCCGGTCACCGAACCATACCGGCTCCACGGGCCCGAGTAGGCCCGCAGCGGCCCGGCGATCAGGATGTACCCGATGAAACCCTACTTTTGCCCACAGTGCGGCAACGACTATTCAGCGGCTGAGTGCCTCGACGAGGGCGGCCTTCGCCGATGTCCGGCGTGCGTCCGACCGCGGGTGCTGTTGGCGGGACACATTTTGATCGCGATCGGGTTGCTGATCCTGTTCGGTTCGACTATGATTCTTCCCCCGTACGTGCCGGCGGCTGGTATAATGATCGGAGGAGCGTTGTGCATCACGGGGCTGGTTCGCACCATTCGCCGTCGGCGTCGGCGCAGGGAGCATGACGGCGACGACGAGTTCGATCCCGACGACGACTACTGATGGGCCGATCACCGCTGAGGAGAAAGGGCAAGTCATGACCACCAAAGCCGTCATCTTCGATCTGGACGACACGCTGATGGCTGAAGGGCCGGCGTATCGCACGTGCTTTCTGGAGACCTGCCGGACCGCCCACGAGCATTATCAGATCGAGCCCGAGGAGTTGCTCGAAGCCCTTGGCCGCCACGCGGAACTGCTGTGGCGAAAGAGCGGGTTGATCGAGTACTGCCGCGAGATGGGCATCATCTGGTCGGAGGGGCTATGGGGTACTTTCGAGGGCGATCAGCCGAACCTCAGGAGCCTCGCGGAGTGGGTTCCCGCGTACCGGGTTGAGGCGTGGTCGAAGGCGTTGGCGGATCACGGCGTGATCGATCTGTTGCTGGCGGAGGAACTGGCTGACGACTTTATCCGCCGCCGGCGCGAGTGCCACGAGTTGTTTTCGGAGGCGCTGGAGGTTTTGGATCACTGCCGGTCAAAGTACTCGCTGGCGATGGTCACCAACGGCGCACCGGACATCCAGATGGCCAAGGTCCGGGCGGCACGGCTCGAACCGTACTTCAAGAGCATTCTGATTTCCGGCGAAGTGGGCGTCGGCAAGCCGGACCCGCGCATCTTTCGGATGGCCCTGGAACAGCTCGGCGTCGGCCCGGAGGAGGCTGTGATGGTCGGCAACAGTCTGCAGCGGGACATCCGCGGGGCCAGAAACGCCGGCATCCGCGCGATCTGGATGCAGCTCGATGGCGTCAAACCCGACGACGACGTCGAACCCGACGCGAAGATCACCAACCTGAGCCAGTTGCCGGCGTTGCTGTAGCGGAGCATGTTCGGCTTGCGGTTCTGTACTACGCCAGGAGCCAATCGACAAACTCTGCGACTCGCCGCAGCCGTAGCGAATCACTTTGGAAAGGCGACTCCTTGCTGAATGCCCTGCAGATGAAACCTACCGGTTATTCACCGCCTCCGCCTCTTGGGCTTCCTTCTGCCTGAGCCCCTTCCTTCGTCTGAACACTACCGCGTTCAGGATCCAGAGAAGGAAGAACCAAGTCCCGAGCAGAAGCACGAGATTGATAGGAAAACCGAGGATCGTCGTCGGGCCGACGAAGTCAAGCCACGGGCCGTCGGGCGTGCTCCGCTGGAAGATGATGTATGGGACCGGCCATCCGTGGATGCGCGTGTTCTCACGAGGCGAGTACACGTAGTGAAACGTCAGCGCGTAAGCCAAGACCGAAACACCGACGCCTGACAGCACCGTAATCCACCAATAGCTCGAAGAGGTGTCGCGGTTGCGAAGAATGAGGTAGGGACAGACAATCGTGACGCCCATGAACATCAGAATAACAACAATCAGCAGTAGAGCCACGGTTCACCTTAAGCGAGGTTATAGCATACGGCGGGGATGGTCCTGTCGCAACATGGAATCCTCCTGTGAAAGACCCTGTCGTCCATCGCGCTCGATTGGCGGGTCAACCTGCCGCTTGGGGGCAGAACGACCCGCCCTACAGATACCGCCCGGACGCTGTCACCCGATGATCACCAGCGCCAGATACGGCACGAGGTTGAACAGGATGACCACCATCTTGAAGAATCCGAGCCAGCCGTAGATGACCACGTTGAAGGTCTCCCTTGATACGGGAAACCACCGGCTCT
The Phycisphaerae bacterium genome window above contains:
- a CDS encoding HAD family hydrolase, with the translated sequence MTATTSSIPTTTTDGPITAEEKGQVMTTKAVIFDLDDTLMAEGPAYRTCFLETCRTAHEHYQIEPEELLEALGRHAELLWRKSGLIEYCREMGIIWSEGLWGTFEGDQPNLRSLAEWVPAYRVEAWSKALADHGVIDLLLAEELADDFIRRRRECHELFSEALEVLDHCRSKYSLAMVTNGAPDIQMAKVRAARLEPYFKSILISGEVGVGKPDPRIFRMALEQLGVGPEEAVMVGNSLQRDIRGARNAGIRAIWMQLDGVKPDDDVEPDAKITNLSQLPALL